One genomic region from Hoeflea algicola encodes:
- a CDS encoding ArsR/SmtB family transcription factor: protein MTVDVFRAIADPNRRHILEELRRHPRTVNELAEGLPISRPAVSQHLKALLDSGLVTVTNQGTSRIYAIRLDGFMHINLWVDQFWN, encoded by the coding sequence ATGACCGTGGATGTATTCCGAGCCATCGCCGACCCCAACCGGCGCCATATTCTGGAGGAATTGCGCCGCCATCCGCGCACCGTCAACGAATTGGCCGAGGGTCTTCCCATCAGCCGCCCGGCGGTATCGCAGCATCTCAAGGCGCTTCTCGACAGTGGGTTGGTGACAGTGACGAACCAGGGCACCAGCCGCATTTATGCGATCAGGCTGGATGGATTCATGCACATCAACCTCTGGGTCGACCAGTTCTGGAATTGA
- a CDS encoding YdcH family protein produces MSIDAHLASLEKKHGELEAELRAVLGQPSVHDQAIANIKRRKLRLRDEIKRLRSDTQH; encoded by the coding sequence ATGTCGATTGATGCCCATCTTGCATCGCTTGAAAAAAAGCACGGTGAATTGGAAGCCGAACTCCGTGCGGTACTCGGACAACCGTCGGTCCATGATCAGGCGATCGCGAATATCAAACGCCGCAAGTTGCGCCTCAGGGACGAGATCAAACGTCTCCGCTCCGACACACAACACTGA